The proteins below come from a single Agrococcus beijingensis genomic window:
- the rsfS gene encoding ribosome silencing factor codes for MSADARAIALARTAALAADKALATDQVALDVSGQLPLTDVFLIATGRNERQVSAIAREIEDALIVDGAKPVRREGRADGRWVLLDFNDIVVHIFHEEERTYYQLERLWRDAAVVDLQLPEAPAPAQAE; via the coding sequence ATGAGCGCCGATGCCCGAGCCATAGCGCTCGCACGAACCGCAGCGCTGGCTGCCGACAAGGCGCTGGCCACCGACCAGGTGGCGCTCGACGTCTCGGGGCAGCTGCCGTTGACCGACGTCTTCCTGATCGCCACCGGCCGCAACGAGCGGCAGGTCAGCGCGATCGCGCGCGAGATCGAGGATGCCCTGATCGTCGACGGCGCGAAGCCGGTGCGCCGTGAGGGCCGCGCCGACGGCCGCTGGGTGCTGCTGGACTTCAACGACATCGTCGTGCACATCTTCCACGAGGAGGAGCGCACCTACTACCAGCTCGAGCGGCTCTGGCGCGATGCCGCGGTCGTCGACCTGCAGCTGCCCGAGGCGCCCGCGCCGGCGCAAGCCGAGTAG